DNA from Candidatus Paceibacterota bacterium:
AAAGAAGCCCGTGTCATTCTGGATTTGGACTGCCGTGCTGGTCATGGCGGCCCCTGCGGTTCCAGCCCTGGGCGCCGCCGTGAACACCAGCCGGGTGGCGGGCGGGATGTTGCCCACTGGCGTCACTTCCTCCCACGTTGGCCCCACACGCAGGGCGTCTGCGACGAAAGAGCCGGCGAGCGGGCCGCTGACCCGGAGGTAGAGACGGTCCAGGCTGGTGACGGCGATGCCCGTGCTGGAGGCGTCCGCCAGGGCGGGCTCGCTGCCACCCGGGGAGGGATTCAGGTAGAGGGAGGCGCGGCCAGCAGTGAACTCGTATTTCAATACCACCAAGTGGACTGTGTTCAGCGCGAGCACCGGCGAGGCAAAGACAGTAGTACTGCCGTTCTTGGCCCGAACGCCCAGGTTGTAGCCGCCCGTGGCGCTTCTGACGTAAAGGTCGCAGGGATCGAAGGCCGGGCCGTTAGGGAGCACGACACTGGGCGGCAGCAGCCCCATGACATACGAACTGAGAGTAACCGCGGAAAAATCAATGAGGAAGGAGAACCAGACGCTGCCGCCGGCGGCGGTAGTGTCGAGAGGCCGCAAGGTTACGATGGCGTAAGGGGAACTGCCCTGCGTCACACTGACCGCGCGTCCGGCAGGGGAGGTGTCCGCCAGATTGGTATAGGTCAGACCGCCCTCGATTACCGCGATCAAGTTAGTGGGAGACGTCCAGGGCAGGTTGGTGCCGAGGGTCCCGGGAGGATAATTGAAGCCATCCTGCAAGTAGAGCGCAGCCTGGGTGTTCCAGGCGACCAGCAGGCTGGTGCCGAGGGCCAGGCGCCAGCATCGGGCGGCCCGCCGGCGGGCAGCTGCGAGAGTGGAGGGGTTGCGTTGCATCGGTCAGAATCGCTGGGGCGCTTAAGATTACTATTCTCGGCGAGCGTAACAGGTTTGGGCGTGCCGTCACCTACTCAATTGGGGGATGTGCGCAGGCTTGGGGCGGGGCTATGTTGAGGCGTAAATCGTGAATTCTTCAAGAGACTCGTTCGGCAGGGCGGTTTGGCTCCTCCTGGCAGCCGTGTTGGGATGTGTAACAGTTTGGGGAGCTTCCACTCCGGAGAATCGGAAAGCGGTTCCCGGTCCCGCTGAAGTCAGGGGGGTGTGGATGTGGAGTTCGGCCCTCCAGCAGGAGAGCGGCGAACAGATTGCCGCACATCTCGCCGAGCATCAAATCAACCGGGTGTTCTTTCTGGTGAAAGGCTACTCCGGGCGGGTGTGCTATCCGAGCAAATTGGCCCCTTCGCAACGATCAGGCAGAGACTGCCTGAGGGAGATCCTGACGGCTTGCCACAAGCGAGGCATCGAGGTCCATGCCTGGTTTGTATTCAATAGCGACGATCACTGGGGGACGAAGCATCCGGAAGACGCCATGTGTCACGTCGGCAAACCGGATGCCTGGGGGGATGGGCCTTATTCCAAAAAGGACAGCCAGAGCAGTATTCCGATTTGCCCGCTCAGCCAGGGGTATCGAAGCCACTTCAAGGGCCTGGTGCGGGAGGTGTTGGCCGGTTACGAGGTGGATGGGATTCACCTGGACTACATCCGGTATGGACACATGTGCTATTGCTTCTGCCCGCGGCACCAGTCGCTGGCCGCCAGCAACGGCATCGCGATGGCGAACGTGCGGAAAGCCATCTATAAGACCTTCTACGCGCCCAGGAAGCAGAGCAGTTACTATTTCGACCGCTACCGGGCCGGCGACCACGACGTGACTCGCTGGGTGGGCATGCGGGAGGAGGATATCAACACCGCTGTGAACGAGGTCCGGCAACTCGTCAAGACCACGAAACCGACGCTGGCCTTGTCCGCGTCGTTTATGCCGGAGGGTGGGGAGTTGGATGACGCCTACGCTCGCTGCCATTACGCCCAGAATTACGCCACCGCCGGCAGCCAGTTGGATTATATCCTGCCGATGACTTACTGGAACAGTCCCCTGCGGGTGGCGCAGATCGCGCGCAATGCCGAGCAAAAGTCCCACCGGCCGGTCTACAGCGGACTCTGGGCCTCAGAGGCGAAGGCCACCCCGCCCGACAAGCAGGAGCGAGACGACTCCGTGTCGGCGCCGATCTCCAGAGTGGTGTCCCCGCTGAAGCTGAGCCAGCATATTCAAGTGCTTCGGGAACAGGGCATCAAAGGGTTTGTCCTCTTCCAGTATGGCACCATGACCGAGCGGTTGTGGAAGGAACTGCCCTGAGCGCGGGTTAGAGATCGCCGGCAGCCCACCTGACTCCGCGAACAACCATCTGTTCGAGGCCAGCGGTCAACTCGGGATGGAAGCTGAACACCACGCAGCGGCCGAGTTGATAGGTCGAGGTGGTCATGCAGGTGGTGCCCGGCATGATGCCCTGGGGGGCGCCGTTGTCATGAAAGTCGCTCACGAAGACCGCGACTTGCTCGTAGTCCGGCAGGATGGCGGAGCCACCGGGCCCGAGAAGCGGCCCGTTGGCGTAGTAGGCGGTGACGTTTTCCGGGAAGCCCGCCACGATCGTGTTGGTATCGTTGACGATGCGGATCTCGGCCATGCCCGACCCTCGGTTCCAGTGGTCCACATCAATGATCCCGGCATCCACCAGTTCCAGCCACGCGGTCTGCGTGTTATAGCCCAGCGCGATCAGATAGGCTCCGGCGCAGGTGCCGATACAACCGCCGCCGTTGGCGACGAATTCCTCGACCCTGGCGCAGCCGGTTTGCTGCAGCGCTGTGGCTTGCCCCGTGCCGCCGCCACCCGGGAACATAACCACGTCATAATTCGTCAAGCCGCCGGCCCGGATGGAAGCGGCGGTGATGGCGGAGGGGACAAACCCGCTATTGGCGCTGAGAATGCTGATGGTGGCCTGAATGCAGCCAGTATCGGTGGATCCACCATCGGGGTCGGTGAAGATGGCGACCTTCAATCCCCCAGGCTGCGGGGCCTGGGGCCAGGAATCAGGCGCGGTCACCGCCCGCACGGTGGCGTAGTTCGGCATAGTTGCGCTGTGGTCCTGGTACCAGTTAATGGTGCGCGCAAAGACCGAGAACAACGCGCGAGTGGCATACTGGACTGCGCCCACCGTTGAGAAGTCCGGCAGCGTGAGGTTGGTGTCAATGAAGCCGGCAGTCGTTTCGGCGACCGCGAGAATATTCGCCAGATAAAGGGTGCCGCTGTCCAAGCCGCCGGGA
Protein-coding regions in this window:
- a CDS encoding family 10 glycosylhydrolase — its product is MNSSRDSFGRAVWLLLAAVLGCVTVWGASTPENRKAVPGPAEVRGVWMWSSALQQESGEQIAAHLAEHQINRVFFLVKGYSGRVCYPSKLAPSQRSGRDCLREILTACHKRGIEVHAWFVFNSDDHWGTKHPEDAMCHVGKPDAWGDGPYSKKDSQSSIPICPLSQGYRSHFKGLVREVLAGYEVDGIHLDYIRYGHMCYCFCPRHQSLAASNGIAMANVRKAIYKTFYAPRKQSSYYFDRYRAGDHDVTRWVGMREEDINTAVNEVRQLVKTTKPTLALSASFMPEGGELDDAYARCHYAQNYATAGSQLDYILPMTYWNSPLRVAQIARNAEQKSHRPVYSGLWASEAKATPPDKQERDDSVSAPISRVVSPLKLSQHIQVLREQGIKGFVLFQYGTMTERLWKELP
- a CDS encoding BPL-N domain-containing protein, with product MMRHLYCTLGLLIAATGWRVCGQAPGLSIQVNAGSVNLSITGVLHTACAVQCTPTLARTDSWQVLTNLVLAANPCVMTDPCLPATEQRFYRVMVTHPALTVTDAQLQDMCSRTCDHLTAHSKIPETITVGGASTDTVTAAELHYLMVKWLGYYKTHAQTPPATVTITGGTQPPPAPGGLDSGTLYLANILAVAETTAGFIDTNLTLPDFSTVGAVQYATRALFSVFARTINWYQDHSATMPNYATVRAVTAPDSWPQAPQPGGLKVAIFTDPDGGSTDTGCIQATISILSANSGFVPSAITAASIRAGGLTNYDVVMFPGGGGTGQATALQQTGCARVEEFVANGGGCIGTCAGAYLIALGYNTQTAWLELVDAGIIDVDHWNRGSGMAEIRIVNDTNTIVAGFPENVTAYYANGPLLGPGGSAILPDYEQVAVFVSDFHDNGAPQGIMPGTTCMTTSTYQLGRCVVFSFHPELTAGLEQMVVRGVRWAAGDL